One genomic region from Pyrobaculum islandicum DSM 4184 encodes:
- a CDS encoding FaeA/PapI family transcriptional regulator, translating into MPRRQTDKIFERKEQVIEYLKMYGELTTSRLIQLTGLSHSQVFYILKLLEKENVVKEIKRGKIAYWRLVEAKEA; encoded by the coding sequence ATGCCGAGAAGACAAACAGATAAGATCTTTGAGAGGAAGGAACAGGTTATAGAATATCTCAAAATGTACGGTGAACTTACCACCAGTAGACTTATTCAGTTAACAGGGCTTAGTCACTCTCAAGTGTTTTACATACTAAAGTTGTTAGAGAAAGAAAATGTGGTGAAGGAGATTAAGAGGGGTAAAATAGCATATTGGAGACTTGTTGAAGCTAAAGAGGCTTAG
- a CDS encoding 30S ribosomal protein S25e codes for MGGKKKPTLSQLAKKAEKEKEQQVQKSKKETKKEETQTKRTIQILDEKLFQTIAKDIQNMRVITPYEIASKYGIKMSVAFKVLRNLSERGDLVLVSKGHRTEIYIPRRS; via the coding sequence CCAACTTGCCAAAAAGGCTGAAAAAGAAAAAGAGCAACAAGTTCAAAAGTCAAAGAAAGAGACTAAAAAAGAGGAGACACAAACCAAAAGGACAATACAAATACTTGACGAAAAGCTGTTTCAAACTATTGCCAAGGATATTCAGAATATGAGAGTTATCACGCCATATGAAATAGCTTCTAAATATGGTATTAAAATGTCGGTGGCGTTTAAAGTATTAAGAAACTTAAGCGAAAGAGGGGACTTAGTCTTGGTCTCTAAAGGCCATCGAACTGAGATATATATACCTAGGAGGAGCTAG